A window from Glaciimonas sp. PCH181 encodes these proteins:
- a CDS encoding Lrp/AsnC family transcriptional regulator, with product MVRSPKLDRIDIRILSELQVNGRISNSDLADAVGLSSSPCLIRVRKLESTGFIKSYGAQIELSKLADPQVVFTQITLSNHRREDFMRFETAVRKLDELLEAHLVSGGFDYLLKFMTRGIAEYQRLIDELLSQEELGIAKYFSFIVLKSPIVKTHYPVQKLVSERE from the coding sequence ATGGTGAGATCCCCGAAATTAGACCGGATAGATATTCGTATTCTGAGTGAATTACAGGTCAACGGACGCATTAGTAATAGCGATCTGGCAGATGCGGTGGGGCTCTCATCCAGCCCGTGTTTAATTCGGGTGCGTAAGCTGGAAAGCACGGGCTTCATTAAAAGCTACGGTGCGCAGATCGAACTGTCAAAGCTGGCAGATCCGCAAGTCGTCTTCACCCAGATTACGCTGTCGAATCATCGACGCGAAGACTTTATGCGCTTTGAGACCGCCGTGCGCAAGCTCGACGAGCTGTTGGAAGCGCATCTGGTCAGCGGCGGTTTTGACTACTTACTGAAGTTTATGACGCGCGGCATTGCAGAATACCAACGTTTAATCGATGAATTGCTGAGTCAGGAAGAGCTGGGAATAGCCAAATATTTTAGCTTCATCGTTCTTAAATCCCCCATTGTGAAGACGCATTATCCGGTCCAGAAATTGGTCTCTGAAAGAGAGTAA
- a CDS encoding haloacid dehalogenase type II has protein sequence MQLTDFKVLTFDCYGTLIDWETGIFEGYQGLVAKAGVSLTRDQILETHSRYEAAQQAKTPDMIYSELLAVVYAQVAKEWKTEASAEESAVFGKTVVNWPAFIDSTAALQYLKKYYKLVILSNVDRESFKGSNARLQVEFDHIFTAQDVGSYKPNPKNFEYMLEKLGAEGIQKDDILHTAESMFHDHQPANDFGLASAWIYRRHGQPGFGATQPPASMPKYDFMFTSMAEMAKAHQEALRAKE, from the coding sequence ATGCAATTGACTGATTTTAAAGTGCTGACATTTGACTGTTACGGCACCCTGATTGATTGGGAAACCGGTATTTTTGAGGGCTACCAAGGGCTAGTAGCAAAAGCGGGCGTATCGCTGACCCGTGACCAAATCCTGGAAACCCACTCGCGTTATGAAGCCGCGCAACAGGCAAAAACGCCTGACATGATTTATTCCGAATTACTGGCGGTGGTCTACGCCCAGGTTGCGAAAGAATGGAAAACTGAGGCGAGCGCTGAAGAAAGTGCTGTATTCGGTAAAACGGTGGTGAATTGGCCTGCATTTATTGATTCCACAGCAGCGCTGCAATATCTCAAAAAATATTACAAATTAGTCATTCTTTCGAACGTTGACCGCGAAAGCTTCAAAGGTAGTAACGCGCGTCTGCAAGTCGAATTTGATCACATCTTCACTGCGCAAGATGTCGGTTCGTACAAGCCGAATCCAAAGAATTTTGAGTACATGCTGGAAAAGCTGGGCGCTGAAGGCATCCAAAAGGATGACATTCTGCATACGGCAGAAAGCATGTTCCATGATCATCAACCTGCGAATGATTTTGGCTTAGCTTCAGCCTGGATTTATCGTCGTCATGGTCAACCCGGTTTTGGTGCAACCCAACCGCCTGCTTCTATGCCAAAGTATGACTTCATGTTCACAAGCATGGCTGAAATGGCGAAGGCACATCAGGAGGCTTTACGCGCAAAAGAGTAA
- a CDS encoding porin has protein sequence MKRTLIPIALLGMMAQGAFAQTSVTVYGVADMGLVQEKGGPNGAVTKLTSGIGYGSRLGFKGVEDLGGGLSAKFVLEAGILMDTGASGQGGLLFGRQSFVGLSGGAGTVNLGRQYTPYYWTLLTLDPFLTGYAGTAANLMSNTGGRTNNTVLYSSPTFGGFSGDVAYSFGEVAGSIASSSAVGGVLNYVNGPLLVKLSYHHADNATATDASKNTLLGGTYDFGIAKVHVAYARNLGLGINSNDALVGVTVPFGPHRILASFINKDDKTAAHKDANQIAVGYVYNLSKRTELYTAYALINNKNGASYTVGNGTELGSGNRAFNFGMRNFF, from the coding sequence ATGAAGAGGACATTAATACCCATTGCGTTGCTGGGGATGATGGCGCAAGGTGCGTTTGCACAGACTTCGGTGACGGTGTATGGCGTCGCCGATATGGGATTGGTACAAGAGAAGGGCGGCCCGAATGGCGCTGTTACTAAGCTGACGAGCGGCATTGGTTATGGCTCGCGTCTGGGTTTTAAAGGTGTTGAAGATCTGGGTGGCGGACTATCTGCAAAGTTCGTCCTTGAAGCAGGTATTTTGATGGATACCGGTGCCTCGGGACAGGGCGGGTTGTTGTTTGGACGTCAGTCTTTTGTGGGTTTAAGCGGCGGCGCAGGAACTGTCAATTTGGGACGGCAATATACGCCGTATTACTGGACCCTGCTGACTCTCGATCCTTTTCTCACCGGCTATGCTGGCACTGCCGCAAATCTGATGTCAAATACTGGCGGTCGCACCAATAACACTGTTTTGTACTCATCACCGACGTTTGGCGGCTTCAGTGGGGATGTGGCTTATTCCTTTGGCGAAGTTGCCGGAAGTATTGCTTCCAGTAGCGCGGTGGGCGGTGTGTTGAACTATGTTAACGGCCCGCTGCTGGTGAAGCTTAGCTACCACCATGCGGATAATGCAACGGCAACCGACGCGTCAAAAAATACGCTGCTGGGAGGGACTTACGATTTTGGCATTGCAAAAGTCCATGTGGCGTATGCGCGCAACTTAGGCCTTGGCATCAATAGTAATGATGCATTAGTTGGCGTAACGGTGCCATTTGGGCCGCATCGGATTTTGGCATCTTTTATCAATAAAGATGATAAAACTGCCGCGCATAAAGATGCAAATCAAATCGCGGTGGGTTATGTCTATAACCTCTCAAAACGCACTGAACTTTATACGGCATATGCGCTGATCAATAACAAGAACGGCGCATCCTACACCGTAGGAAACGGCACGGAACTGGGATCAGGAAACCGAGCGTTCAATTTTGGCATGCGCAATTTCTTCTGA
- a CDS encoding branched-chain amino acid ABC transporter permease, producing MTTYLIFILTIAGIYAMLSLGLVTIWGQGGMVNLGLVGFFSLGAYTSALLTAHGVPIVGGWVAGAIFSGLVGAALTYTTRKMRGDYLAIVSLGFAEVIRLIAMNETWLTHGSDGISGIKAPYKLALGNAFDGFYLILVWAVVAITAWMISRLLRAPFGRALRAMRDDEQVAAVAGKPVLQFKLKSFFIGASVTGLAGAMYAHLTSYIAPDSFVPLLTIYIFLAATLGGYTRIKGALVGAVVVVALLELSRYFAAFIPGLNAVQIASVREMSISLTLIIVMQMWPDGLFAPKNEKSECHADNTAGNINETRPAPRTHHI from the coding sequence ATGACAACTTATCTTATTTTTATCCTCACCATTGCAGGCATTTACGCGATGCTTTCGCTCGGTCTGGTCACCATCTGGGGGCAGGGCGGCATGGTGAATCTTGGACTAGTTGGTTTCTTTTCCCTTGGCGCTTATACCTCTGCATTGCTGACCGCGCATGGCGTTCCGATTGTGGGTGGGTGGGTCGCCGGGGCTATTTTTTCTGGTTTAGTGGGCGCGGCGCTGACTTACACAACCAGAAAAATGCGGGGCGATTATCTGGCGATTGTCTCGCTCGGATTTGCCGAAGTGATCCGCCTGATCGCGATGAACGAAACTTGGCTAACCCACGGCAGTGACGGTATTTCTGGTATCAAAGCGCCTTATAAACTTGCATTAGGGAACGCATTCGACGGTTTCTATTTGATTCTGGTATGGGCAGTTGTTGCCATCACCGCATGGATGATTAGTCGACTTTTGCGTGCGCCTTTTGGACGCGCACTGCGTGCCATGCGCGATGACGAACAGGTCGCCGCAGTCGCGGGCAAACCGGTGTTGCAGTTTAAGCTGAAATCGTTCTTTATCGGTGCCAGCGTCACCGGCTTAGCAGGCGCGATGTATGCGCATCTCACCAGCTATATTGCGCCGGATAGTTTCGTTCCGTTGCTGACTATCTACATTTTTCTGGCGGCGACTTTGGGCGGTTACACCCGGATCAAAGGCGCGTTGGTCGGTGCCGTTGTGGTCGTCGCATTGTTGGAATTGAGCCGGTATTTTGCGGCCTTTATCCCCGGGCTGAATGCGGTGCAAATTGCCTCAGTCAGAGAAATGTCCATCTCATTGACGTTGATCATCGTGATGCAAATGTGGCCCGATGGCTTGTTCGCGCCGAAGAACGAAAAGTCTGAATGTCATGCCGATAACACAGCAGGAAATATCAATGAGACCAGACCAGCGCCTCGCACACATCATATCTGA
- a CDS encoding branched-chain amino acid ABC transporter permease, producing the protein MILDLMQHLLNGLMLGSILALPALGLTLIFSVLGFVNFSIAAQMTAGAYAGWLVNSHFKWPLVPCIMVAFFVAGAIGVAGDRLALKPMRKKVNANTPLMVAIVSIALNLALENGYRFLFGNELNSYDLPLVRDFHFLGLGIGPQQAQNLLIALVMAGVLAAFFSLTRLGKAMRAVADNADLARLKGINPDSLSNIATFIGMGLAGVGGALLAVDTSADPSTGARLLLLIFASSVVGGLSSLSGAIMGALFIGVASEMSMFFISPVYKSAIAFVAIVLVLLVKPTGLFSGLSGAKR; encoded by the coding sequence ATGATCTTAGATTTAATGCAGCACCTTCTCAACGGACTGATGCTGGGATCAATATTAGCGCTCCCAGCGCTTGGTCTGACGCTCATCTTCAGTGTGCTGGGGTTTGTCAATTTCAGCATCGCGGCCCAGATGACTGCGGGTGCTTATGCGGGCTGGCTAGTCAATAGCCATTTCAAGTGGCCCTTAGTTCCTTGCATCATGGTGGCCTTTTTTGTGGCCGGTGCCATCGGCGTGGCTGGCGACAGACTGGCGCTGAAACCGATGCGCAAGAAAGTCAATGCAAACACGCCGTTGATGGTGGCAATCGTATCGATTGCATTAAATCTGGCGCTGGAAAATGGTTATCGTTTTTTATTTGGAAACGAGCTGAATAGCTATGATTTGCCGTTAGTCCGTGACTTCCATTTTCTGGGTTTGGGCATAGGTCCACAACAGGCGCAAAATTTACTGATCGCGTTGGTCATGGCCGGTGTTTTGGCAGCATTCTTTTCTCTGACCCGATTGGGTAAAGCCATGCGGGCAGTGGCAGACAACGCCGATTTGGCACGCTTGAAGGGGATCAATCCCGACAGCCTTTCTAATATCGCGACCTTTATCGGGATGGGATTAGCGGGTGTTGGCGGTGCGTTACTGGCGGTCGATACCAGCGCTGATCCTTCTACCGGCGCACGGTTGTTGCTGCTGATTTTTGCATCGAGTGTAGTGGGCGGCTTATCGAGTTTGAGCGGCGCAATTATGGGCGCGCTGTTCATCGGCGTTGCCAGCGAGATGTCGATGTTCTTCATCTCACCCGTCTATAAATCGGCTATTGCATTTGTTGCCATCGTATTGGTATTGCTAGTAAAGCCGACGGGTCTATTTTCGGGTCTTTCAGGGGCAAAACGATGA
- a CDS encoding ABC transporter substrate-binding protein, which yields MREQRRNFIIYSGLGLGAVALPSLLFAQDSGPIKIGVLIPLTGSTSQFGATMSKAASLAAQEINAAGGVLGRKVEIVIEDDQSNPEAAVRAVRKMIDLDKVVAVCGSYASAVTSAIAPICWESKITLLTASGADSITKLPHQGYIFRTSPTVTLQGTRLGNFAVELNAKKVFFMGPQTPFAKSYIDIITGIVTKAGGTCGGLIYEDKKTTYRTEVDQALKAQPDIIVLGGYVPDTAVVLKDLYRANYSGKRMGLSFGVNQKLIDGVQKEVLEGTYSLVPSAAVSSQAYKNLIAKMHLDGLDTYSCQVYDQINLVALAIAQGKIATGVGVRDNIRSVSQVASPSQQAPIVENFPDGAKLIAAKRVINYDGASGPCEFAENGDVKGVFFRYEQIQAGKLVTIKVA from the coding sequence ATGAGAGAACAAAGAAGAAATTTCATCATTTATAGCGGTTTGGGTCTGGGGGCTGTCGCCCTGCCGAGCCTGCTGTTCGCACAAGATAGCGGCCCCATCAAAATTGGCGTGCTGATACCGTTGACCGGGAGTACCAGCCAGTTCGGTGCAACGATGAGTAAAGCTGCATCCCTCGCCGCGCAAGAAATCAATGCTGCTGGCGGGGTATTGGGCCGCAAAGTCGAGATCGTCATTGAGGATGATCAAAGTAATCCGGAAGCTGCGGTCCGGGCGGTGCGCAAGATGATCGATCTGGATAAAGTGGTTGCGGTGTGCGGTAGTTATGCATCGGCCGTGACATCTGCGATTGCGCCGATTTGTTGGGAAAGCAAAATTACGCTGCTGACCGCATCCGGGGCCGACAGCATTACCAAGCTGCCGCATCAAGGCTACATTTTCCGTACTTCCCCCACCGTCACGTTGCAGGGCACGCGGCTGGGCAATTTTGCGGTGGAGCTGAATGCTAAAAAAGTGTTTTTCATGGGACCGCAAACGCCATTTGCAAAATCCTATATCGACATCATTACCGGCATCGTGACGAAAGCAGGCGGCACCTGCGGCGGTCTGATCTATGAAGACAAGAAAACGACTTATCGCACCGAGGTGGATCAGGCATTAAAGGCACAGCCGGACATTATTGTTCTGGGCGGCTACGTTCCTGATACTGCGGTTGTGTTGAAAGACCTTTATCGCGCAAATTACAGCGGCAAACGGATGGGTCTTTCGTTCGGCGTGAATCAAAAACTGATCGATGGTGTGCAGAAGGAAGTGTTGGAAGGGACTTATTCGCTGGTCCCTTCGGCAGCGGTCAGCTCGCAAGCGTATAAAAATCTCATCGCCAAAATGCATTTGGATGGACTGGATACCTATAGCTGTCAGGTGTACGACCAGATCAATTTAGTGGCGTTGGCAATCGCGCAGGGAAAAATCGCCACCGGGGTTGGTGTGCGCGACAACATACGCAGCGTTTCTCAAGTCGCCTCGCCATCGCAGCAAGCACCGATCGTAGAAAATTTTCCCGATGGCGCGAAACTGATTGCCGCCAAACGTGTGATCAATTACGACGGCGCAAGCGGTCCTTGCGAGTTTGCAGAAAATGGCGACGTCAAAGGTGTGTTCTTCCGATACGAGCAAATTCAGGCTGGCAAACTCGTCACCATCAAGGTCGCCTGA
- a CDS encoding ABC transporter ATP-binding protein, which translates to MSTLQVRELRGGYATAEEIVKGVDLDVAPGDLAIIIGPNGAGKSTLLKLIAGLLKPKQGSIALGDHVMAAGDAQLACRSGLSFVPQERNVFGNLTVLENLEMGGYVLKTEVATRIEEQLVRFPLLRKRLKDKAGSLSGGQRQVLAVAIALMTNPSVLLLDEPTAGLSPAAADEILTMVQQLAQSCLAVLMVEQNALLALEYGSRGIVLVAGRKIRDENAADLVADQEIRHLFLGGGKKN; encoded by the coding sequence ATGAGCACACTACAAGTACGTGAATTACGTGGTGGTTATGCTACCGCTGAAGAAATTGTTAAGGGCGTCGATCTCGATGTCGCGCCCGGCGATCTGGCCATCATTATCGGACCAAATGGCGCGGGTAAATCTACCCTACTCAAACTGATCGCTGGCTTACTAAAACCGAAGCAGGGATCTATCGCGTTGGGTGACCACGTTATGGCGGCGGGTGATGCGCAACTGGCTTGCCGCAGCGGATTGAGCTTTGTCCCGCAGGAACGCAACGTCTTTGGCAACCTGACCGTTCTGGAAAATCTGGAGATGGGTGGCTATGTCTTAAAGACTGAAGTAGCGACGCGGATTGAAGAGCAACTTGTGCGTTTTCCGTTGTTACGCAAGCGTTTAAAAGATAAGGCTGGCAGCTTGTCTGGCGGTCAGCGTCAGGTGCTTGCCGTCGCGATTGCGTTGATGACCAATCCTTCTGTGTTGCTGCTGGACGAACCGACGGCGGGATTATCGCCTGCCGCAGCGGACGAGATTCTGACCATGGTGCAGCAACTGGCGCAGAGCTGTCTTGCAGTCTTGATGGTTGAGCAGAATGCGCTGCTGGCGCTTGAGTATGGCTCTAGAGGAATTGTGCTGGTCGCAGGTCGAAAAATCAGGGATGAAAACGCTGCCGACCTGGTCGCAGATCAGGAAATCCGTCATTTATTTTTAGGTGGCGGCAAGAAAAATTAA
- a CDS encoding ABC transporter ATP-binding protein: protein MSTPILRIQNLQCHFGGLRALDGASFDVSAKKVTGLIGPNGAGKTTLFNCISGLLPKTAGTVVFKGVDISTNSPDKITNRGLMRTFQLARGCPRMTVFEHLMLYGRSQSGEGVIAALMGGKKVSIEEAELRDKALALAKRLKLDHVLDNLVTALSGGQKKLLEIGRALMSEPELILLDEPMAGVNPALVEQIAEHLKDIRARGCSILLIEHEMALIEALCDDVVVMAEGKFLTRGSFSEVASNKTVQEAYLGMKRS from the coding sequence ATGAGCACACCGATTCTTCGCATTCAAAACCTACAGTGTCACTTTGGCGGCCTTCGGGCCCTCGATGGTGCATCGTTTGATGTCTCTGCGAAAAAAGTAACCGGTCTGATTGGGCCGAACGGCGCGGGTAAGACCACACTATTTAATTGCATCAGCGGATTGCTGCCAAAAACCGCAGGAACTGTGGTGTTTAAAGGGGTCGATATCTCGACTAACAGCCCTGACAAAATTACCAATCGTGGGCTAATGCGCACCTTCCAGCTAGCCCGTGGATGTCCGCGTATGACGGTGTTTGAGCACCTGATGTTATATGGGCGATCACAGTCCGGTGAAGGCGTCATCGCTGCGTTAATGGGCGGTAAAAAGGTCTCGATAGAAGAGGCTGAGTTGCGCGATAAAGCGTTGGCGCTTGCTAAACGTCTGAAGCTGGATCACGTCCTCGATAACCTCGTCACTGCGCTGTCTGGCGGCCAGAAAAAACTTTTGGAAATCGGCCGCGCATTGATGTCAGAGCCGGAACTTATCTTGCTGGACGAGCCGATGGCAGGTGTAAACCCGGCGCTGGTTGAGCAAATTGCCGAGCACCTTAAGGATATCCGCGCACGGGGTTGCAGCATTCTTTTAATTGAGCACGAAATGGCGCTGATTGAGGCGTTGTGCGATGACGTAGTGGTCATGGCAGAAGGCAAATTTTTGACGCGTGGCAGCTTCTCTGAGGTCGCCAGTAATAAAACGGTGCAAGAGGCCTATCTGGGAATGAAGCGATCATGA
- a CDS encoding amidohydrolase family protein, which produces MGKYFLRNAAVLDLHQGQLLAGMNIRIKDRTIVEVAAALMPDTDDTVIDLHGQTVMPGLIDCHVHVMASHVNLGLMANMPNALALIKALPILEGMLQRGFTTVRDAGGADWALAQAADTALIASPRIFPAGKALSQTGGHGDFRPRSDQFEPCACSFRSGSIARVVDGVDAVRRAAREELTMGATQIKIMASGGVTSPNDPIGNTGFSLDELSAIVEEATAWQTYVMAHAYTPVAIRRAVEAGIRTIEHGNLIDEETACFVKERGAFIVPTLITYDMLSAEGPALGLPPESIAKVDDVRLAGRSAIALLHRVGVKMGFGSDLLGESHIHQSEELNIRAKIVGNLEALRSATTVAADILQRTGTLGVIQAGATADLLILSGNPLEDISILTGQGANFNAIMKDGRFVKNNLHTAV; this is translated from the coding sequence ATGGGTAAATATTTTTTGAGGAACGCTGCCGTTTTGGACCTGCACCAAGGGCAGTTGCTGGCGGGAATGAACATCCGGATAAAGGATCGGACCATCGTTGAAGTGGCGGCAGCATTAATGCCCGATACGGATGATACGGTGATCGATCTTCACGGTCAGACCGTGATGCCGGGATTGATCGATTGTCACGTCCATGTGATGGCATCGCATGTGAATCTCGGGCTGATGGCAAACATGCCAAATGCCTTGGCGTTGATCAAGGCGCTGCCTATTCTCGAAGGAATGCTTCAGCGCGGGTTCACCACGGTGCGTGATGCCGGTGGCGCAGATTGGGCGCTGGCGCAGGCGGCGGATACGGCATTAATTGCGTCGCCCCGCATATTTCCTGCAGGCAAGGCGCTATCGCAAACGGGTGGTCATGGCGATTTCCGTCCGCGCAGCGATCAGTTTGAGCCGTGCGCCTGTTCGTTCCGTAGTGGCTCAATTGCGCGTGTAGTTGACGGCGTGGATGCGGTGCGGCGGGCGGCGCGTGAGGAGCTGACGATGGGCGCGACGCAGATCAAGATTATGGCCAGTGGTGGCGTAACTTCGCCGAATGACCCAATTGGCAATACCGGATTTTCGCTGGATGAGTTAAGCGCCATCGTTGAAGAAGCCACCGCCTGGCAGACCTATGTCATGGCGCACGCTTATACACCAGTCGCGATTCGGCGGGCCGTTGAAGCAGGTATTCGGACGATTGAGCATGGCAATCTGATAGACGAGGAAACCGCCTGTTTTGTGAAAGAGCGCGGCGCGTTCATTGTGCCGACGCTGATTACTTACGACATGCTGTCGGCTGAGGGACCAGCACTGGGCTTACCGCCCGAGTCTATCGCCAAGGTCGATGACGTGCGTTTAGCTGGGCGCAGTGCGATCGCTTTGCTGCATCGGGTTGGGGTAAAAATGGGCTTCGGCAGCGATCTGCTGGGCGAGTCGCATATCCATCAATCCGAAGAGCTGAATATCCGTGCCAAAATCGTGGGCAATCTTGAAGCGCTGCGCTCTGCCACCACCGTTGCCGCAGATATTTTGCAACGTACAGGAACGCTGGGCGTGATCCAGGCAGGCGCAACCGCCGACTTACTGATCTTGTCCGGCAATCCGCTTGAAGACATCAGCATTCTGACCGGGCAGGGGGCTAATTTCAACGCAATTATGAAGGATGGCCGCTTCGTCAAAAATAATTTGCATACGGCTGTGTAA
- a CDS encoding PAS and helix-turn-helix domain-containing protein, whose product MPKKSPSPDHEIDYKAAFYNAPVGQAIGRNRIIVDCNQSFAEIFGVLREELIGNSFQSLYPTQVDFDKTGDRIAPFLASHGKYADDRVMKRANGELIWVHVSGYTYTRDDPHRETLWAFADLSKQRDVNSENRGSMTPRERDIAALLIEGRTGKEIGKALGISPRTVDIYRTRLLRKYDVKTTVELVKKLL is encoded by the coding sequence ATGCCAAAAAAAAGTCCCTCCCCCGATCACGAAATCGACTACAAAGCGGCGTTTTATAACGCCCCGGTAGGGCAAGCGATTGGGCGTAATCGGATCATTGTTGATTGCAATCAATCGTTCGCGGAAATATTTGGCGTACTGCGCGAAGAATTGATTGGCAATTCATTCCAGTCACTTTATCCAACCCAAGTCGATTTTGATAAAACCGGCGATCGCATCGCGCCCTTCCTCGCGTCACATGGAAAATACGCCGATGATCGCGTCATGAAACGCGCCAACGGCGAGCTGATCTGGGTCCACGTCAGCGGCTATACCTACACCAGAGATGACCCACATCGTGAGACTCTTTGGGCCTTTGCCGACCTGTCCAAACAAAGGGATGTCAACTCGGAAAATCGCGGTTCGATGACGCCACGTGAACGCGATATCGCCGCCTTGCTGATTGAAGGACGCACCGGAAAAGAAATCGGCAAAGCCTTGGGCATCAGCCCCAGAACCGTCGATATCTATCGGACCCGGTTGCTACGCAAATATGATGTCAAAACAACTGTAGAACTTGTTAAGAAATTGCTCTGA
- the gabT gene encoding 4-aminobutyrate--2-oxoglutarate transaminase — MNADPITSNDLLTRRTQNVPRGLLTAHPIVISRGEGAHVWTTDGRKYIDLVAGIGVLNVGHNHPRVVAAVKRQLDLLSHTCFQVGAYEPYIELASRLNTLVGGSVPHKTVFLTTGAEATENAIKIARGYTNRPGVIAFRGGFHGRTLMGMSLTGMSEPYKQNFGPFAPDIYHVPFPDAYRGVTSEIALAALKEVFATNIAANRVAAIIIEPVQGDGGFLPAPDDFMQALRKITEEHGILLIADEIQTGFGRTGKMFGFQHSGITPDLVTLAKSLAGGLPLSAVTGKADIMDGPTPGGLGGTYGGNPLSCAAGLAVLDIFEEENLLERGLQLGQRMLNGFNKLQEKYPQIGEVRGLGAMLAIEFVKDATSKEPDPAMAQRVMERARENRVLVIKCGVHRNVVRSLIPLVADDATVDEAIHALDKAIGEAIGTAN; from the coding sequence ATGAACGCCGATCCTATAACATCCAACGATCTTCTTACACGTCGCACACAGAACGTCCCACGCGGCCTGCTTACCGCGCATCCCATTGTCATTTCACGCGGCGAAGGCGCGCATGTCTGGACCACCGACGGTCGCAAATATATCGATCTTGTCGCTGGCATCGGCGTCCTCAATGTCGGGCACAACCATCCGCGCGTCGTGGCCGCTGTCAAACGTCAGTTGGACTTGCTTTCTCATACCTGTTTTCAAGTCGGCGCTTACGAGCCCTACATCGAACTAGCATCGCGCCTGAATACGCTGGTCGGTGGATCAGTGCCGCACAAAACCGTGTTCTTAACCACCGGCGCAGAAGCCACAGAAAATGCCATCAAGATCGCACGCGGTTATACCAATCGCCCGGGCGTTATCGCTTTCCGTGGCGGCTTCCATGGTCGCACGTTAATGGGTATGTCGCTGACCGGGATGAGCGAGCCATACAAGCAAAATTTCGGCCCGTTCGCCCCCGACATTTATCACGTCCCGTTCCCAGATGCCTACCGTGGCGTCACGTCCGAGATCGCCCTAGCCGCATTGAAAGAAGTGTTCGCAACCAACATCGCCGCCAACCGTGTCGCAGCAATTATTATTGAGCCAGTGCAAGGCGACGGAGGATTTTTACCGGCCCCCGATGATTTCATGCAAGCGCTACGAAAAATTACCGAAGAGCACGGCATTCTGCTGATCGCTGACGAGATTCAAACCGGATTCGGCCGCACCGGAAAAATGTTTGGATTCCAGCATTCTGGCATTACCCCGGATTTGGTGACACTGGCAAAAAGTCTGGCCGGTGGTTTGCCGTTGTCAGCGGTGACTGGCAAAGCCGACATCATGGATGGCCCAACGCCGGGCGGCCTCGGCGGCACGTATGGCGGCAACCCGCTATCTTGCGCAGCCGGTTTAGCGGTATTGGATATTTTTGAAGAAGAAAACCTGCTCGAACGCGGTCTTCAATTAGGTCAGCGCATGCTGAATGGCTTCAACAAATTACAAGAAAAATACCCGCAAATTGGCGAAGTACGCGGCTTAGGTGCCATGCTGGCAATCGAATTCGTAAAAGATGCCACATCCAAAGAACCCGACCCGGCCATGGCGCAACGCGTGATGGAACGCGCACGTGAAAACCGTGTTTTAGTCATCAAATGCGGCGTCCATCGCAACGTTGTTCGCAGCCTGATTCCGCTGGTGGCCGATGACGCAACAGTGGACGAAGCCATCCATGCACTGGATAAGGCCATCGGCGAAGCAATCGGCACGGCAAACTAA